Proteins encoded in a region of the Phalacrocorax carbo chromosome 17, bPhaCar2.1, whole genome shotgun sequence genome:
- the RAP1GAP2 gene encoding rap1 GTPase-activating protein 2 isoform X8, producing MMDFLRGLLSAEFFEMLEKMQAPKLEEQRAGSQKHKEDYIPYPSIDEILEKGSPYPLIILPQFGGYWIEDPENLGTPTSSDSSICEEEEENLSPSTYGYKLECKGEARAYRKHFLGKDHLNFYCTASSLGNLILSIKCEEADGTEYLRIILRSKVKTLHERIPLAGFSKLPSIPQIAKAFCDDASGLKFNPVLYPKASQMIVSYDEHEVNNTFKFGVIYQKFRQTQEEELFGNNEESTAFKNFLSFLGDTITLQDFKGFRGGLDVSHGQTGAESVYTVFRDREIMFHVSTKLPFTEGDTQQLQRKRHIGNDIVAIIFQEENTPFVPDMIASNFLHAYIVVQVENPEADNAVYKVSVTAREDVPSFGPPLPSPPVFQKSPEFREFLLTKLINAENACCKSDKFAKLEDRTRAALLDNLHDELHGHTQTMLGLGPEEDKLENGGHGGFLESFKRAIRVRSHSMETMVGSQKKHHGGGIPGSLSGGIAHNSGEVTKTTFSPPVPAAAAKNQSRSPIKRRSGLFPRLHTGSESQAESRSRCDSVSGAQKTPDLGHSSQEMKSETSSNPSSPEICPNKDRPFIKLKENGRSNISRSSSSTSSFSSTAGESETLEEYDSVGSQPSTASPFKQDVFVYSALPGSESPSVGAAATPVIMSRSPTADIKNRNSPRSSLKFRFDKLSHGSSSTSH from the exons ATGATGGATTTCTTACGGGGCCTGCTG tctgcaGAATTCTTCgaaatgctggaaaaaatgcAG GCACCAAAACTTGAAGAACAGAGGGCTGGAAGCCAAAAACATAAG GAAGACTACATCCCGTACCCCAGCATTGATGAG ATCCTAGAGAAGGGCAGCCCGTACCCACTGATCATCCTGCCCCAGTTTGGGGGATACTGGATCGAAGACCCGGAAAACCTCGGTACACCCACCTCGTCCGACAGCAGCATctgcgaggaggaggaggagaacctCAGCCCCAGCACCTATGGCTACAAGCTGGAGTGCAAAGGAGAGGCCAGAGCCTACAGGAAACATTTCCTGGGGAAG gatcatttaaatttttattgtaCAGCCAGCAGTCTTGGAAATCTGATCCTTTCTATTAAGTGTGAAGAGGCAGATGGCACGGAATATTTAAGGATTATACTCAg GTCCAAAGTGAAGACGTTGCATGAAAGGATCCCCCTGGCAGGATTTAGCAAGCTCCCTAGTATCCCCCAGATTGCAAAG GCCTTCTGCGATGATGCCTCTGGGCTGAAGTTTAACCCGGTTCTGTACCCCAAG GCATCCCAGATGATAGTGTCTTATGATGAACATGAGGTCAACAACACATTCAAGTTCGGTGTGATCTATCAGAAGTTCAGGCAG ACCCAAGAGGAGGAGTTGTTTGGCAATAATGAAGAGAGCACTGCCTTCAAGAACTTCTTAAGTTTTCTAGGGGACACCATAACACTCCAGGACTTCAAAGG TTTTCGAGGAGGTCTGGATGTCAGCCACGGGCAGACGGGAGCAGAGTCTGTGTACACGGTGTTCAGGGACAGGGAGATAATGTTTCACGTCTCTACGAAGCTGCCTTTTACCGAAGGAGATACACAGCAA CTCCAGAGGAAGAGGCACATTGGCAATGACATTGTGGCAATTATCTTCCAAGAAGAGAACACGCCGTTTGTCCCAGACATGATCGCCTCCAACTTCTTGCACGCCTACATTGTCGTGCAGGTGGAAAACCCCGAGGCAGATAACGCGGTGTACAAG GTGTCCGTCACAGCCCGGGAAGATGTCCCCTCCTTTGGCCCACCCCTGCCGAGCCCGCcagtatttcagaaa AGCCCTGAGTTCCGGGAGTTCCTGCTGACCAAGCTCATCAACGCCGAGAACGCCTGCTGCAAGTCGGACAAGTTTGCAAAGCTGGAG GACCGGACGCGGGCAGCCTTGTTGGACAACCTTCATGACGAGCTCCACGGGCACACGCAGAccatgctggggctggggcctgAGGAGGACAAGCTGGAGAATGGGGGTCACGGAGGCTTTCTGGAGTCTTTCAAG AGAGCCATCCGGGTGCGCAGCCACTCCATGGAGACGATGGTGGGCAGCCAGAAGAAGCACCACGGCGGCGGCATCCCGGGCAGCCTCAGTGGGGGCATCGCCCACAACAGCGGCGAGGTGACCAAGACCACCTTCTCA CCTCCTGTACCAGCAGCTGCCGCCAAGAACCAGTCCAGGAGCCCCATCAAGCGCCGTTCGGGGCTGTTCCCTCGCCTGCACACGGGGTCTGAGAGCCAGGCGGAGAGCAGGTCAAGGTG TGACAGTGTTTCTGGAGCCCAGAAGACACCAGATTTGGGACATTCTTCTCAAGAGATGAAATCTGAAACCTCGTCCAACCCCAGCTCCCCTGAAATATGCCCCAACAAAGACAG GCCGTTTATTAAGCTGAAAGAGAATGGGAGGTCAAACATCTCCCGTTCTTCCTCAAGCAccagcagcttcagcagcacGGCAGGGGAGAGCGAGACCCTGGAGGAGTACGACAGCGTG GGAAGCCAGCCGTCTACAGCATCGCCATTCAAGCAGGATGTGTTTGTGTACAGCGCCTTGCCTGGCAGCGAGAGCCCAAGCGTGGGGGCAGCGGCCACCCCCGTGATCATGAGCAGGAGCCCCACAG CAGATATAAAGAACAGAAACTCTCCAAGGTCGAGCCTGAAGTTTCGCTTTGACAAGCTCAGCCACGGCAGCTCCAGCACG aGCCACTAG